From a single Terriglobia bacterium genomic region:
- a CDS encoding PilZ domain-containing protein: MIKPGSERRKHQRLPLSIPVFVRGVDQDGKEFLEFATALNISAGGILLATRRSLPRSSSLALEIPVAPLPPSSESPQSVRSLKAKLVRITHGERCHLVGLKFNKPLLDTGKEKINSA; this comes from the coding sequence ATGATCAAGCCTGGGTCCGAGCGACGAAAACACCAACGCCTCCCCTTATCGATACCGGTTTTCGTGCGCGGGGTCGATCAAGATGGCAAGGAATTCCTTGAGTTTGCTACCGCTTTGAACATCAGCGCCGGTGGCATCCTGTTGGCTACGCGCCGCAGTTTGCCGCGGTCTAGCAGCCTGGCGCTGGAGATTCCGGTTGCTCCCTTACCCCCAAGTTCCGAGTCTCCACAATCGGTGCGCAGCTTGAAAGCCAAGCTGGTACGCATCACCCATGGCGAACGATGTCATCTGGTGGGGCTGAAGTTTAATAAGCCGCTGCTGGACACAGGGAAAGAGAAAATTAATTCCGCGTAG
- a CDS encoding SDR family oxidoreductase has protein sequence MDLGLKDRVVIVAASSRGIGQATAEAFAAEGCKLAICARSTQTLRLLAASIAGKHHVPVHCEGLDVTDAAAVRQFVANVASRFGGVDVCVTNAGGPPAKGFLATTAEDWQQAVEQNLLSIVHFARAVIPLMQRKKWGRLLTITSLTVRQPVDQLVLSNAVRTGAVGLVKSLANEFGPDGITVNNVGPGYTATDRLKQLARTQAQAAGVAEEEIFARWAADSPLHRIARPEEVADAIVWLASERASFITGQTLLVDGGAYKGL, from the coding sequence ATGGACTTGGGCCTCAAGGATCGTGTCGTCATCGTTGCCGCCTCGAGCCGGGGCATTGGGCAGGCGACGGCGGAAGCGTTCGCCGCCGAGGGCTGCAAACTCGCCATCTGCGCGCGCAGCACCCAGACCTTGCGCTTGCTCGCCGCCAGCATCGCCGGCAAACATCATGTTCCGGTGCACTGCGAAGGCCTGGACGTTACCGATGCCGCCGCCGTCCGCCAATTTGTCGCCAATGTTGCCAGCCGTTTCGGGGGCGTGGACGTCTGCGTCACCAATGCGGGAGGTCCGCCCGCGAAAGGCTTTCTTGCCACCACGGCCGAGGACTGGCAGCAAGCGGTCGAACAAAACCTGCTTAGCATCGTCCATTTTGCGCGCGCCGTGATCCCGCTCATGCAGCGTAAGAAATGGGGGCGCCTGCTCACCATTACCTCGCTCACCGTAAGACAGCCGGTCGACCAACTCGTGCTCTCGAACGCGGTGCGCACCGGGGCAGTGGGCCTGGTGAAAAGCCTCGCCAACGAGTTCGGCCCGGACGGGATTACGGTCAACAACGTGGGGCCGGGCTACACCGCCACCGATCGCCTGAAGCAGCTTGCCCGCACGCAGGCGCAGGCCGCGGGGGTGGCGGAGGAAGAGATTTTCGCGCGTTGGGCGGCTGATTCTCCGCTGCACCGGATCGCCCGGCCCGAAGAGGTCGCCGACGCCATCGTCTGGCTCGCCTCCGAGCGCGCCTCCTTCATCACCGGCCAAACCCTCCTGGTTGACGGCGGTGCTTACAAAGGCTTGTAG
- a CDS encoding M20/M25/M40 family metallo-hydrolase, with protein sequence MDLFAFTRELVDIESVTGNEGAVGQFLHRRLRDLGYDARLDTVEADRFNVYAVPPGQPRPDVFFSTHMDTVPPFFPSSEDETRIHGRGACDAKGIIAAQVAAAEKLRRDGLAAGLLFVVGEERNSAGAKFANERPTGGRFLINGEPTDNRIARATKGAVRVEFFAEGRMAHSAYPELGESAIEKLLDALERVRRIPLPRDEDLGPCTLNIGLIDGGRAPNVIADCAHAELMYRMIGPSDELKRQIVAAAEPLVRVAWGLELPFLRLRTLDGFPTMVAAFATDVPSLTNWGEPLLLGPGSIHVAHTANEHVEKKELLAAVDLYADVARRLMRQ encoded by the coding sequence ATGGATCTGTTCGCCTTCACCCGCGAGCTAGTTGACATCGAGTCGGTCACCGGAAACGAGGGCGCGGTCGGCCAGTTCCTCCACCGCCGCCTCCGCGACCTCGGTTACGACGCCCGCCTCGATACGGTTGAGGCGGACCGCTTCAACGTCTACGCCGTCCCGCCCGGCCAGCCGCGTCCCGACGTTTTCTTCTCTACCCACATGGACACTGTCCCGCCCTTCTTTCCATCGAGCGAAGACGAAACGCGCATCCACGGCCGCGGCGCCTGCGACGCCAAGGGCATCATCGCCGCCCAGGTCGCCGCCGCCGAAAAACTTCGCCGCGACGGCCTCGCCGCCGGCCTGCTGTTCGTGGTCGGCGAAGAGCGCAACAGCGCGGGCGCGAAGTTCGCCAACGAGCGCCCCACCGGCGGGCGCTTCCTCATCAATGGAGAACCCACCGACAACCGCATCGCTCGCGCCACCAAGGGCGCCGTGCGGGTGGAATTTTTTGCCGAAGGCCGCATGGCGCACTCCGCCTATCCCGAACTCGGCGAATCCGCGATCGAGAAATTGCTCGATGCCCTCGAGCGCGTCCGCCGCATTCCCCTGCCCCGCGACGAAGACCTGGGCCCGTGCACGCTCAACATCGGCCTGATTGACGGCGGCCGCGCGCCCAACGTCATTGCCGACTGCGCCCATGCCGAGCTCATGTACCGCATGATCGGCCCTTCCGACGAACTGAAGCGCCAGATCGTCGCCGCCGCCGAACCGCTCGTCCGCGTGGCATGGGGCCTGGAACTGCCCTTCCTTCGCCTGCGCACCCTCGACGGCTTCCCCACCATGGTTGCCGCTTTCGCCACCGACGTCCCTTCGCTTACCAACTGGGGCGAACCGCTGCTCCTCGGCCCTGGTTCCATCCACGTCGCCCACACGGCCAACGAGCACGTCGAGAAGAAAGAACTGCTGGCCGCCGTGGATCTGTACGCCGACGTCGCGCGACGGCTGATGCGACAGTAG
- a CDS encoding DUF3311 domain-containing protein: protein MRPRWLCWRSGRASIAIAARPESFFSYSLLLGNGFPLHREARVKPPSLGALLLGLIPFAAVCFSVPLWDRIHPMVLGIPFNMFWLISWLVLTPLCMWGAYALEVRNGNAGDREGTPR from the coding sequence ATGCGTCCACGCTGGCTCTGCTGGAGAAGTGGGCGGGCATCGATAGCCATAGCAGCACGTCCTGAATCGTTTTTTTCGTATTCCTTGCTCCTGGGGAATGGTTTTCCACTGCACAGGGAGGCCCGCGTGAAACCGCCCTCGCTCGGCGCGCTGCTGCTGGGGCTGATTCCGTTCGCCGCCGTCTGCTTCTCGGTACCGCTCTGGGACCGCATTCACCCCATGGTCCTGGGGATTCCGTTCAACATGTTCTGGCTGATCTCGTGGCTGGTACTCACGCCGCTGTGCATGTGGGGCGCTTACGCGCTGGAAGTGCGCAACGGGAACGCCGGCGATCGCGAGGGCACGCCGCGATGA
- a CDS encoding MBL fold metallo-hydrolase has protein sequence MINLTLRRRARQFSKLVRHSALTPRTGQPRKPVLARSGQLGLTFIGHSSFFVQMAGMNLVIDPNFAHWLFVLKRLRQPGVRIKDLPPLDLVLVTHAHFDHLHRPSLRALVRHTRRLHRPAPTIVVPRNVADLVSDLGFSDIIQLDCWGEHQQNGLSIVHTPSRHWGARVVRDMHRGFGGYVIRSQRECLYHAGDTAYFNGFREIGERLRPQLAMLPIGAYDPPSFRNVHASPADAVRAFLDLRARYMVPMHYGTFRLSHEPMDQPLQFLASEAKKHGVDDRVLVLQEGVTQVFE, from the coding sequence ATGATCAATCTGACCCTCCGGCGACGCGCCCGCCAGTTTAGCAAGCTGGTACGCCATTCCGCGCTGACGCCGCGCACCGGCCAGCCGCGCAAACCGGTTCTGGCACGCAGCGGACAACTCGGGCTCACCTTCATCGGACATTCCAGTTTCTTCGTCCAGATGGCCGGGATGAATCTCGTCATTGATCCCAACTTCGCCCACTGGCTCTTCGTCCTCAAGCGCCTCCGCCAGCCGGGGGTTCGAATCAAAGACCTGCCGCCGCTCGACTTAGTGCTGGTTACCCACGCCCACTTCGACCACCTGCATCGCCCGTCCTTGCGCGCGCTGGTGCGACACACGCGGCGCCTGCACCGGCCCGCGCCCACGATCGTGGTGCCGCGGAACGTGGCCGACCTCGTCTCCGACCTGGGCTTCAGCGACATCATCCAGCTCGACTGTTGGGGCGAGCACCAGCAGAATGGCCTCAGCATCGTGCATACGCCCTCGCGCCACTGGGGGGCGCGCGTCGTTCGCGACATGCACCGCGGCTTCGGCGGTTACGTGATTCGCTCCCAACGCGAATGTCTCTACCACGCCGGCGACACCGCCTATTTCAACGGCTTCCGCGAAATCGGCGAGCGCCTCCGCCCCCAGCTCGCCATGCTGCCCATCGGCGCCTACGATCCGCCCTCCTTCCGCAACGTGCACGCCTCGCCCGCCGACGCCGTGCGCGCCTTCCTGGACCTGCGCGCCCGCTACATGGTCCCCATGCACTATGGCACCTTCCGCCTCTCGCACGAGCCCATGGACCAGCCGCTCCAGTTCCTCGCCTCCGAGGCGAAGAAACACGGCGTCGACGACCGGGTGCTGGTGTTACAAGAGGGTGTGACGCAGGTGTTTGAATGA
- a CDS encoding NAD(P)-dependent oxidoreductase, whose product MRVAFLGLGIMGRPMAAKLAQAGHEVTAWSRSAGKHVEGARIAVSPAEAARGAEVVWVCVSDTAAVERVLFSADGVESVLEPGMIVADSSTIAPSATRKFAERVRARGADYVDAPITGSKVGAESGQLIFIVGGAEATIARLEPLFSVMGKKVLHMGPTGHGQSAKLGGNLMISMMFEGFAEALTLTSKLGVPRERFMELVNASMIRSGVSDYKAPFVLRHDFSPNFPLRLMHKDIHLMLEAAREARVKLPGLETVEEIYEVATEEGSADLDYASTLALLEKWAGIDSHSSTS is encoded by the coding sequence ATGCGCGTAGCGTTTCTGGGATTGGGGATCATGGGCCGTCCGATGGCGGCGAAACTGGCACAGGCGGGTCACGAGGTCACCGCATGGAGCCGCAGCGCCGGCAAACACGTGGAAGGCGCGCGGATCGCGGTGAGCCCGGCGGAGGCAGCGCGCGGCGCGGAGGTGGTGTGGGTGTGCGTCTCGGACACGGCGGCCGTGGAGCGCGTGCTTTTTTCCGCCGATGGGGTGGAGAGCGTGCTTGAGCCGGGGATGATCGTCGCCGATTCCAGCACGATTGCGCCTTCGGCGACGCGCAAGTTCGCCGAGCGGGTGCGGGCACGCGGCGCCGACTACGTGGACGCGCCGATTACCGGATCGAAGGTCGGCGCCGAGAGCGGGCAACTGATCTTCATCGTCGGCGGGGCAGAGGCCACGATCGCGCGCCTGGAACCACTATTCAGTGTGATGGGAAAGAAGGTCCTGCACATGGGGCCGACGGGACACGGCCAATCCGCCAAGCTCGGCGGCAACCTGATGATTTCCATGATGTTCGAAGGCTTCGCGGAAGCGCTCACCCTGACCAGCAAGCTGGGCGTGCCACGCGAACGTTTCATGGAACTGGTGAACGCGTCCATGATTCGCTCCGGAGTTTCAGATTACAAGGCGCCGTTTGTCCTGCGGCATGATTTCTCACCGAACTTTCCGCTGAGACTGATGCACAAGGACATTCATCTCATGCTGGAAGCCGCGCGCGAGGCTCGCGTCAAGCTGCCGGGGTTGGAAACGGTGGAAGAGATTTACGAGGTCGCCACCGAGGAAGGCAGCGCCGACCTGGATTATGCGTCCACGCTGGCTCTGCTGGAGAAGTGGGCGGGCATCGATAGCCATAGCAGCACGTCCTGA
- a CDS encoding DUF4147 domain-containing protein: MAERAAARSTSERERSARGLRLAAREVFQEALAQSTIQKAFARHVNYERGVLRVCEDLYGLPAYDRVSVIAIGKGAHNMAEALAEQMGDGLEGIVAGSTHPGTQRRGFRYFCGGHPLPNRESLAAGRAILRYVARQPEEALCLFLISGGGSACVEHPADDAIALQDIVKTYEVLVHSGAPIAEINAIRKHLSGIKGGRLARAAAPAQQLSIMVSDVPDKALDSLSSGLTMPDSTTVEDCYRIAERHRMVEEFPPSVRELFTKKILEETPKAGDPAFANSRWWPVLSNASLLQAAAAQAAARGFAVDVDNSCDDWDYAKASDYLLNKLRKLRQGVARACLVSGGEVTVKVKAKHGVGGRNSHFALCCAQKIAGESITVLSAGTDGIDGNSAAAGAIADGTTLERAKTQGLDAAKSLAGCDAFPFFDRLGDAIVTGPTGNNLRDLRLLLAW, encoded by the coding sequence ATGGCAGAGCGGGCGGCAGCTCGCAGTACGTCCGAGCGGGAGCGCAGCGCGCGCGGGCTGCGGCTGGCGGCGCGCGAGGTGTTCCAGGAAGCACTGGCTCAGAGCACCATTCAGAAGGCGTTCGCGCGACACGTCAATTACGAGCGCGGGGTTCTGCGCGTCTGCGAGGACCTGTACGGGCTGCCGGCGTACGACCGTGTGTCGGTCATCGCCATCGGCAAGGGCGCGCACAACATGGCCGAGGCGCTGGCGGAACAGATGGGAGACGGCCTGGAAGGGATTGTCGCTGGTTCCACTCATCCCGGCACGCAACGGCGCGGGTTCCGTTACTTTTGCGGCGGACATCCTCTGCCCAATCGCGAATCGCTGGCCGCAGGCCGGGCGATCCTGCGCTACGTGGCGCGGCAGCCGGAGGAAGCACTCTGCCTTTTCCTGATCAGTGGCGGCGGGTCGGCGTGCGTGGAGCATCCGGCCGACGACGCGATCGCACTGCAGGACATCGTCAAAACCTACGAGGTGCTGGTGCATTCGGGGGCGCCGATTGCGGAGATCAACGCCATCCGCAAGCACCTGTCGGGGATCAAAGGGGGACGGCTGGCGAGGGCGGCGGCGCCCGCGCAGCAACTGTCCATCATGGTGTCGGATGTGCCCGACAAGGCGCTGGACTCGCTGTCGTCGGGGCTGACGATGCCGGATTCGACTACCGTCGAGGATTGCTACCGCATCGCCGAGCGCCACCGCATGGTGGAGGAGTTTCCGCCATCGGTGCGCGAGTTGTTTACGAAAAAAATCCTGGAGGAAACGCCGAAGGCGGGTGACCCGGCGTTTGCCAACTCGCGCTGGTGGCCGGTGCTGTCGAACGCGTCGCTGCTGCAGGCCGCGGCGGCACAGGCGGCCGCGCGCGGGTTCGCCGTCGATGTGGACAACTCCTGCGACGACTGGGACTACGCCAAAGCGTCTGATTATCTGTTGAACAAATTGCGCAAGCTGAGGCAGGGCGTGGCGCGGGCGTGCCTCGTATCGGGCGGAGAAGTGACAGTGAAGGTGAAGGCGAAGCACGGCGTCGGCGGGCGGAACTCGCATTTCGCGCTCTGTTGCGCACAAAAAATCGCGGGCGAAAGCATCACCGTGCTCAGCGCCGGCACCGACGGCATTGACGGCAACAGCGCCGCGGCGGGAGCGATCGCGGACGGGACCACGCTGGAGCGCGCGAAAACACAGGGGCTGGATGCGGCGAAGTCGCTGGCGGGCTGCGATGCGTTTCCCTTTTTCGATCGTTTGGGGGACGCGATCGTCACCGGACCGACGGGGAACAACCTCAGGGATCTGCGGCTGTTGCTGGCTTGGTAG
- a CDS encoding sodium:solute symporter family protein: MSPSVVALTVIFVIVVLGSGIGFYAGARHKMDLEQWTVAGRGFGLLLVWLLMAGEIYTTFAFLGASGWAYSRGGPTLYILGYLTLAYVVSFYILPQVWEVGRKHALQTQADFFRQRYGSKYLAAFVSLVGVVFMIPYLQLQLTGLGIIVEVASFEGIGRTPAMIIAFALVAGFVFASGVRAVAWVSVLKDILLLAAAFAIGIGVPYHYFGGIGPMFSALLRVKPQHLTMPGSTPNLGHSWYISTVLLTSFGFYMWPHAFGSSYTAKSGNTLRRNAVVMSLYGITLPLIFFVGYAAILVVPGLKNGDLSLLTVVRKTFPAWFLGLIGGAGALTAMVPAAIQILTAAALFAKNLYRPIFAPRTTDVQVARLAKLMVLVITAVALYFAIYSSTTLVALLLLGYAGVTQFFPGVVLGLYSRRVTTSGVFAGLVAGVGTVAFLMLTRRDPFHGLNAGFCALCLNFVVTAIVSLFTPAESVRAEF; encoded by the coding sequence ATGAGCCCGAGCGTGGTGGCGCTGACGGTGATTTTCGTTATCGTGGTGCTGGGTTCGGGGATCGGATTCTACGCCGGCGCCCGCCACAAGATGGACTTGGAGCAGTGGACGGTGGCGGGGCGCGGCTTCGGCCTGCTGCTGGTCTGGCTGCTGATGGCGGGCGAGATCTACACCACCTTCGCGTTTCTGGGCGCCAGCGGGTGGGCGTACTCGCGCGGAGGGCCGACACTTTATATCCTCGGCTACCTCACCCTGGCCTACGTAGTGTCGTTCTACATTCTCCCGCAGGTGTGGGAGGTGGGGCGAAAACACGCGCTGCAAACGCAAGCCGATTTTTTTCGGCAGCGATACGGCAGCAAATACCTAGCCGCGTTTGTCTCCCTGGTCGGCGTGGTGTTCATGATCCCGTATTTGCAGCTCCAGCTCACGGGGCTGGGAATCATCGTGGAGGTGGCAAGCTTCGAAGGCATCGGGCGCACGCCAGCGATGATCATCGCCTTCGCGCTGGTAGCGGGGTTCGTCTTCGCCAGCGGTGTGCGCGCTGTGGCCTGGGTCAGCGTTCTGAAAGACATCTTGCTTCTGGCGGCGGCGTTCGCCATCGGGATCGGCGTGCCGTATCACTACTTCGGCGGCATCGGGCCGATGTTCTCCGCGCTGCTGAGGGTCAAGCCGCAGCATCTGACGATGCCCGGCTCCACGCCCAACCTGGGACACTCCTGGTACATCTCGACCGTGCTGCTGACCTCGTTCGGCTTCTATATGTGGCCGCACGCGTTTGGCAGCAGCTACACGGCAAAAAGCGGCAACACGCTGCGCCGCAATGCGGTGGTGATGTCGCTGTACGGGATCACGCTGCCGCTGATTTTTTTCGTAGGCTACGCCGCCATCCTGGTGGTGCCCGGATTGAAGAATGGCGACCTGTCGCTGCTGACGGTGGTGCGCAAGACTTTTCCGGCGTGGTTTCTGGGGCTGATCGGCGGGGCCGGCGCGCTGACGGCGATGGTGCCGGCGGCCATCCAAATCCTGACCGCGGCGGCCTTGTTCGCGAAAAATCTCTACCGCCCAATTTTCGCGCCGCGGACAACGGATGTGCAGGTTGCCAGGCTGGCCAAGCTCATGGTGCTGGTGATCACTGCGGTCGCGCTGTACTTCGCGATCTACAGCTCGACGACCTTGGTTGCGCTGCTGCTTTTGGGATATGCCGGGGTCACGCAATTCTTCCCCGGGGTGGTACTCGGCCTGTATTCGCGGCGCGTGACCACATCCGGCGTATTCGCGGGCCTGGTAGCGGGCGTGGGCACGGTGGCGTTCCTGATGTTGACCAGGCGCGATCCCTTTCACGGGCTCAACGCCGGGTTTTGCGCCTTGTGCCTGAATTTTGTGGTGACGGCGATCGTGAGTTTGTTCACGCCGGCGGAAAGTGTGCGTGCTGAGTTCTGA
- a CDS encoding HAMP domain-containing histidine kinase: MPARRSGDLSAAFPVPGKRGADPSPNPCPDELLRSYQQLETQYQRCAQALATAAHDLRTPLAVVSGYIELLMSGKLGPLTERQTRCLEDMYSSSQRLHRLITDFLTFSALQTGNMNLQLDEPRDLHLCLTEICSFWMPRFQSKGVAFYYLPSEHLLPFPFDYDRIQRVVSNLLENALKYTPQGGTVWLNAEPQLWERRTLETRPQARERRKQAVAAPNAVRVSVADTGPGIPPEYHQEIFGDFFQVPNGEISGGGMGLGLGIARRLVQAHGGKIWVESEPSCGSKFSFVLPLKHG, encoded by the coding sequence ATGCCCGCAAGACGCAGCGGCGATTTGTCGGCGGCCTTTCCCGTTCCTGGAAAGCGCGGCGCCGATCCAAGTCCCAATCCTTGTCCGGACGAACTGCTGCGCTCTTACCAGCAATTAGAAACGCAGTATCAACGGTGCGCACAAGCTTTGGCCACCGCCGCGCATGACCTTCGCACTCCCTTGGCGGTGGTTTCCGGCTACATCGAATTGCTCATGAGCGGCAAACTCGGACCGCTGACCGAGCGTCAAACCCGCTGTCTGGAAGATATGTATTCCAGCAGCCAGCGCTTGCATCGGCTGATTACGGATTTTCTTACCTTCAGCGCTCTCCAGACCGGCAACATGAACTTGCAACTGGACGAGCCTCGCGATCTGCACCTCTGTCTCACGGAAATCTGCAGCTTCTGGATGCCGCGGTTCCAGAGCAAGGGAGTCGCATTCTACTACCTCCCCAGCGAACACCTGCTACCGTTTCCCTTCGACTATGACCGCATCCAGCGGGTGGTTTCCAACCTGCTGGAAAACGCCTTAAAATACACGCCGCAAGGCGGGACCGTCTGGCTGAACGCGGAGCCGCAACTGTGGGAACGGCGCACGCTCGAAACGCGCCCGCAAGCCCGCGAACGCCGCAAGCAAGCGGTGGCGGCGCCTAACGCTGTGCGTGTGAGCGTGGCTGACACCGGCCCGGGCATTCCGCCGGAATATCACCAGGAAATTTTCGGCGACTTCTTCCAGGTCCCGAACGGTGAAATCAGTGGCGGGGGCATGGGACTGGGGCTGGGCATTGCCCGGCGCCTGGTGCAGGCCCATGGCGGGAAGATCTGGGTCGAAAGCGAACCTAGTTGCGGCAGCAAGTTTTCTTTTGTTCTTCCCCTAAAGCACGGATAA
- a CDS encoding alpha/beta hydrolase: MTQAGAIRAFFMAGPAGRLEALLNEGAPGAKHAALVCHPHPLFGGTMHNKVVFHAMKALNGFGFPVLRFNFRGAGLSEGTHDEGRGEVEDVQAALAWLEAEFHLPILLAGFSFGASTGLIASCPDPRVDSLIALGAPVRVEDRTYGYKFLRECTKPKLFVSGALDAFGPRHDLVQLVARVPEPKKLVIIEGADHFFARHLADMKRAIEQWVQEEISSF, from the coding sequence ATGACGCAAGCAGGCGCGATCCGCGCATTTTTTATGGCCGGGCCGGCAGGGCGGCTGGAGGCGTTGCTCAATGAGGGCGCGCCCGGCGCGAAGCACGCCGCGCTGGTGTGTCATCCGCATCCGCTCTTCGGCGGCACCATGCACAACAAGGTTGTGTTTCACGCCATGAAGGCGCTGAACGGCTTTGGGTTTCCGGTGCTGCGCTTCAATTTTCGCGGCGCCGGGCTGAGCGAGGGTACGCACGACGAAGGGCGAGGCGAGGTGGAGGACGTCCAGGCGGCGCTGGCGTGGCTGGAAGCGGAATTCCATTTGCCCATCCTGCTCGCGGGATTTTCCTTCGGCGCCTCCACGGGACTGATCGCCTCATGTCCTGATCCGCGTGTGGATTCGCTGATCGCGCTGGGGGCTCCGGTGCGGGTGGAGGATCGCACCTATGGGTACAAGTTCTTGCGCGAGTGCACGAAGCCAAAGCTGTTTGTCAGCGGCGCATTAGACGCGTTCGGGCCGCGGCATGACTTAGTGCAATTGGTGGCGCGCGTGCCGGAACCAAAGAAACTGGTGATCATCGAGGGCGCGGACCATTTTTTCGCGCGGCATCTGGCGGACATGAAGCGGGCGATCGAGCAGTGGGTGCAGGAAGAAATTTCCAGCTTCTAG
- a CDS encoding sigma-54 dependent transcriptional regulator, with translation MGNSPRILVVDDEPSMLRYLQTLLEVESYNVDTAVSGEQALINLQQSLPDVVLLDVLMPGGMDGLETLEQMRERYPQLKVIMLSCVSDTRKVVQAIRLGAQDYLTKPFQKNDLEAVIQQCIGGTATVAAPQGEIEDLGDDVFFVCGSASMRKIRSQAKLVANVDIPVLILGDSGVGKEVIAKMIHKYSPRSHRTFLKVNCAAVPADLLESELFGYEPGAFTGATHAKPGKFELCNKGTIMLDEIGEMPPSLQAKLLHVLQDQQFSRLGSRTVQKVDVRVLAATNINIQEAIASRKLREDLYYRLNGFSITLPPLRDRKEEIPLLLKHFMSQVAEHYARPPLPLTPSLIQACERYHWPGNLRELSNFVKRYLVLGDEEMAITELAPQGERGMTAAPGAGAGGIGAADNGLKSLVRGVKDEAEAEAISRALTETNWNRKKAAALLKISYKALLYKIRQYGIQPNGNTH, from the coding sequence ATGGGGAATTCTCCGAGGATACTGGTCGTCGATGATGAACCGAGCATGCTGCGCTATCTGCAGACGCTGCTCGAGGTGGAATCCTACAACGTCGATACCGCGGTCAGCGGCGAACAGGCATTGATCAACCTGCAACAAAGCCTGCCGGACGTCGTGTTGCTCGACGTCCTGATGCCCGGCGGGATGGATGGGCTGGAGACGCTGGAGCAGATGCGGGAACGTTATCCGCAACTGAAGGTCATCATGCTCTCCTGCGTCAGCGACACTCGGAAGGTGGTGCAGGCGATCCGCCTCGGGGCGCAGGACTACCTCACCAAACCCTTCCAGAAGAACGATCTTGAAGCCGTCATCCAGCAATGCATTGGCGGGACCGCCACCGTGGCGGCGCCGCAGGGGGAAATCGAAGACCTGGGTGACGATGTCTTCTTCGTCTGCGGCAGCGCTTCGATGCGCAAGATCCGCTCCCAGGCCAAGCTGGTGGCGAACGTTGATATCCCCGTGCTGATCCTGGGGGACAGCGGCGTCGGCAAAGAAGTTATCGCCAAGATGATTCACAAGTACTCGCCACGCTCGCACCGCACGTTTCTCAAGGTGAATTGCGCCGCAGTTCCTGCCGACCTGCTGGAAAGCGAATTATTCGGCTACGAGCCGGGCGCTTTCACCGGCGCCACGCATGCCAAGCCGGGCAAGTTCGAGCTCTGCAACAAAGGCACGATCATGCTGGATGAGATCGGCGAAATGCCGCCGTCGCTCCAGGCCAAGCTGCTGCACGTGCTGCAGGACCAGCAATTCTCACGCCTTGGCAGCCGCACCGTGCAGAAGGTGGACGTCCGCGTGCTGGCCGCCACCAACATCAACATTCAGGAAGCCATCGCGTCGCGCAAGCTGCGTGAAGACCTCTACTACCGCCTCAACGGCTTCTCCATCACCCTGCCGCCGCTGCGGGATCGCAAGGAAGAAATCCCGCTGCTGCTGAAACACTTCATGAGCCAGGTGGCCGAACACTACGCGCGCCCGCCTCTGCCCCTGACTCCGTCGCTCATCCAGGCTTGCGAGCGTTACCATTGGCCGGGCAACCTGCGCGAGTTGAGCAACTTCGTCAAGCGCTATCTTGTGCTCGGCGACGAGGAAATGGCAATCACGGAACTGGCGCCGCAGGGAGAGAGAGGGATGACGGCTGCGCCTGGCGCCGGCGCGGGAGGAATCGGCGCGGCCGACAACGGCCTGAAATCACTGGTACGCGGCGTCAAGGACGAAGCCGAAGCGGAAGCCATCAGCCGCGCGCTTACGGAAACCAACTGGAACCGCAAAAAGGCTGCGGCGCTGCTGAAGATCAGTTACAAAGCCCTGCTCTATAAAATCCGTCAGTACGGCATCCAGCCGAACGGCAACACGCATTGA